In Hamadaea flava, a genomic segment contains:
- a CDS encoding TetR/AcrR family transcriptional regulator: MSVKERKQREQADRERLIVATARELAEQQGWDAVTTRRLAERIEYSQPVLYSHFRGKREIIGAVALEGATEMAAAVRAATSAEDDPRARVAALARAYLDFAARNPAVYDALFQLDGGLAYAQEDTPAPLKDAFAALMESLGEVAGDGVDPGLFTEVFWASLHGLATLTRAGRLLPEYAERRVQLLVDRLPVT, from the coding sequence ATGTCGGTAAAGGAACGCAAGCAGCGAGAGCAGGCGGATCGCGAGCGCCTCATCGTGGCGACCGCTCGCGAACTCGCTGAGCAGCAGGGTTGGGACGCGGTCACCACCCGCCGGCTCGCCGAGCGCATCGAGTACAGCCAGCCCGTCCTCTACAGCCACTTCCGCGGCAAGCGGGAGATCATCGGCGCCGTCGCCCTGGAGGGGGCTACGGAGATGGCCGCAGCGGTGCGGGCCGCGACCTCCGCCGAGGACGACCCCCGCGCCCGGGTCGCCGCCCTGGCCCGCGCCTACCTCGACTTCGCCGCGCGCAATCCGGCGGTCTACGACGCCCTTTTCCAGCTCGACGGCGGTCTGGCGTACGCGCAGGAGGACACCCCTGCGCCGCTCAAGGACGCCTTCGCGGCGCTGATGGAGAGCCTGGGCGAAGTCGCCGGGGACGGCGTCGACCCGGGGTTGTTCACCGAGGTGTTCTGGGCGTCCTTGCACGGCCTGGCGACCCTGACCCGCGCGGGCCGGCTGCTACCCGAGTACGCCGAGCGCAGGGTGCAGTTGCTCGTGGACCGGCTCCCCGTCACCTGA
- a CDS encoding lamin tail domain-containing protein, which produces MRTRRALISRAAAGLAVAVSLAMIPAPAQAATPTDLFISEYVEGSSNNKALEFFNGTGSAIDLAAGAYSVQIFFNGATTAGATINLTGTVADGDVFVLAAASASATILAVADQTTTASLYNGDDAIVLRKGTTVLDSIGQTGVDPGTEWGSGLTSTADNTLRRNATVIAGDLDPTDAFDPAAQWTGYATDTFDGLGAHAVDGSGDQPAALSCGGTLTVSQGQGGERVVTAVDADDQITDLAVAVNPTPSAGSVSRTSLTAASEVGGTASATITVTSDVPAGSYAVTVTSTDASGSAATCTFTVTVTKVYTVGEIQGSTGDADNPRTDRSPFAPASGNGTSSTLYDIRGVITQRTLARTSAGADQNGFFLQSRKTDTDGDPTSSDGVFVFMGSFTSLIGGYVPVVGDEVVIRARVSEYFFMTQLTSASLVSKLVSGVDVRDQVAVTDAKPPADSAAADRFWERHESEQMRVRAGSAVTGARDVFRSTLDSEVWLIDRDDPLMSRADPYTRRVYRDPHPMDNDPLHFFDDGNGNRILVGSLGVKASAHDNTTLVPPASDFDLVESDAVGGLMYNFEKYSIQPDAIAFTDGPDPAGLAAPRAADRNEEFAVATFNVENLYDYRDDPFDGCDFTGNSGCPGVSPPFDYVPASESEYRAHLSGLATQITANLHSPDLLLVQEAEDQDICTVANGALVCGDTNNADGKPDTLQDLALAIATAGGPVYDTAFDRDGADARGITSAFLYRTDRLSLAAPASVLTATPGVVYRSADLSYNTDVSNPKALNAQLPSDVDTSTGVDGSNVYTRAPQVARFTVAARPGSAEGLTLWAVSNHFSSTPDARVGQRSEQAAYGAAIVKAIQATDPAARVVYGGDLNVFPRPDDPIATSDSDTPSDQLKALYDGGLYNLWEVLAADVPASAYSYEYEGQAQTLDHLWVTGPLYDDLIQMRAAHVNAGYPADYDGDGAHGVSDHDPQVALFASRARLTVADVTVTEGTGTGSTRTPLTFTVKLSRPLSQPLPLCAVAYGITASPSNDFDPVLTCAVVAAGQTTWTVTVPVVADKRKEGTEKLGLFVTGLPSVVYTDSVAVGTILDDD; this is translated from the coding sequence GTGCGCACAAGACGCGCCCTGATCAGCCGCGCCGCGGCCGGACTCGCCGTGGCCGTGAGCCTGGCCATGATCCCGGCCCCGGCTCAGGCGGCGACCCCCACCGACCTGTTCATCTCGGAGTACGTCGAGGGCAGTTCGAACAACAAGGCCCTGGAGTTCTTCAACGGCACCGGCTCGGCCATCGACCTGGCCGCCGGCGCGTACAGCGTGCAGATCTTCTTCAACGGCGCGACCACCGCCGGCGCGACGATCAACCTGACCGGCACGGTGGCCGACGGCGACGTGTTCGTGCTGGCCGCCGCCTCCGCGTCGGCGACGATCCTCGCGGTCGCCGATCAGACCACCACGGCGTCGCTCTACAACGGCGACGACGCCATCGTGCTGCGCAAGGGCACGACCGTGCTGGACTCGATCGGCCAGACCGGGGTCGACCCCGGCACCGAGTGGGGCAGCGGCCTGACCAGCACCGCCGACAACACGCTGCGGCGCAACGCGACCGTGATCGCCGGGGACCTCGACCCCACCGACGCGTTCGACCCGGCCGCCCAGTGGACCGGCTACGCCACGGACACCTTCGACGGGCTCGGCGCGCACGCCGTGGACGGCAGCGGAGACCAGCCCGCGGCGCTGTCCTGCGGCGGGACGCTGACCGTCAGCCAGGGCCAGGGCGGCGAACGTGTCGTCACCGCCGTGGACGCCGACGACCAGATCACCGACCTCGCGGTCGCGGTGAACCCCACGCCGTCCGCCGGCAGCGTCTCGCGTACCAGTCTGACCGCGGCCAGTGAGGTCGGCGGGACCGCCAGCGCCACGATCACCGTGACCAGCGACGTGCCTGCGGGCTCTTACGCAGTGACCGTGACCTCGACCGACGCGAGCGGGTCCGCCGCGACCTGCACGTTCACCGTCACGGTGACCAAGGTGTACACCGTGGGCGAGATCCAGGGCTCGACCGGCGACGCGGATAACCCGCGCACCGACCGCTCGCCCTTCGCCCCGGCCAGCGGAAACGGCACGAGCTCGACGCTCTACGACATCCGCGGCGTGATCACCCAGCGCACCCTCGCGCGGACCTCGGCCGGCGCCGACCAGAACGGCTTCTTCCTCCAGTCCCGCAAGACCGACACCGACGGCGACCCGACCAGCTCGGACGGCGTCTTCGTGTTCATGGGCTCGTTCACCTCGCTCATCGGCGGCTACGTGCCGGTCGTGGGCGACGAGGTCGTGATCCGCGCGCGCGTCTCGGAATACTTCTTCATGACCCAGCTCACCTCGGCCTCGCTGGTCAGCAAGCTCGTCTCCGGGGTCGACGTCCGCGACCAGGTCGCGGTCACCGACGCCAAGCCCCCCGCCGACTCGGCCGCCGCGGACCGCTTCTGGGAGCGGCACGAGAGCGAGCAGATGAGGGTACGCGCGGGGAGCGCCGTCACCGGGGCACGCGACGTCTTCCGGTCCACCTTGGACTCCGAGGTCTGGCTGATCGACCGGGACGATCCGCTGATGTCGCGGGCCGACCCGTACACCCGCCGGGTCTACCGTGACCCGCACCCGATGGACAACGACCCGCTGCACTTCTTCGACGACGGCAACGGCAACCGGATCCTCGTCGGCAGCCTCGGCGTGAAGGCCAGCGCCCACGACAACACCACGCTGGTGCCCCCGGCCAGCGACTTCGACCTCGTCGAGTCCGACGCGGTCGGCGGGCTGATGTACAACTTCGAGAAGTACTCCATCCAGCCCGACGCCATCGCGTTCACCGACGGTCCCGACCCGGCGGGCCTGGCCGCGCCGCGGGCGGCCGACCGGAACGAGGAGTTCGCGGTCGCCACCTTCAACGTCGAGAACCTCTACGACTACCGGGACGACCCGTTCGACGGCTGTGACTTCACCGGCAACTCCGGCTGCCCCGGGGTCAGCCCGCCGTTCGACTACGTCCCCGCGTCGGAGTCGGAGTACCGGGCGCATCTGAGCGGGCTGGCCACGCAGATCACCGCCAACCTGCACTCTCCCGATCTGCTGCTCGTGCAGGAGGCCGAGGACCAGGACATCTGCACGGTCGCCAATGGCGCGCTGGTGTGCGGCGACACGAACAACGCCGACGGCAAGCCGGACACGCTGCAGGACCTCGCCCTGGCGATCGCCACAGCCGGTGGCCCGGTCTACGACACGGCTTTCGACCGGGACGGGGCCGACGCTCGCGGGATCACCTCCGCGTTCCTCTACCGGACCGACCGGCTGTCGCTGGCCGCTCCGGCGTCGGTGCTCACCGCCACGCCGGGTGTGGTGTACCGCAGCGCCGACCTGTCGTACAACACGGATGTCTCGAACCCGAAGGCGCTCAACGCTCAACTGCCCTCGGACGTGGACACGTCGACCGGGGTGGACGGCTCGAACGTCTACACCCGGGCGCCGCAGGTGGCCCGGTTCACCGTCGCCGCCCGGCCGGGGTCTGCTGAGGGTCTGACGTTGTGGGCGGTCAGCAACCACTTCTCGTCCACCCCGGACGCCCGGGTCGGGCAGCGGTCCGAGCAGGCGGCGTACGGGGCGGCGATCGTCAAGGCCATCCAGGCGACCGACCCGGCCGCCCGGGTCGTCTACGGCGGCGACCTGAACGTCTTCCCACGCCCGGACGACCCGATCGCGACCTCGGACTCCGACACCCCGTCGGACCAGCTCAAGGCGCTCTACGACGGCGGGCTCTACAACCTGTGGGAGGTGCTGGCGGCGGACGTACCCGCGTCGGCGTACTCCTACGAGTACGAAGGCCAGGCGCAGACGCTGGACCACCTCTGGGTCACCGGCCCGCTCTACGACGACCTGATCCAGATGCGGGCCGCCCACGTCAACGCCGGCTACCCGGCCGACTACGACGGCGACGGCGCGCACGGCGTCAGCGACCACGACCCGCAGGTGGCGCTGTTCGCGTCGCGGGCGCGGCTCACCGTCGCCGACGTCACGGTCACCGAAGGCACCGGAACCGGGTCGACGCGTACGCCGCTGACGTTCACCGTCAAGCTCAGCCGGCCGCTGTCGCAGCCGCTGCCGCTGTGCGCCGTCGCGTACGGGATCACGGCGTCCCCGTCGAACGACTTCGACCCGGTGCTGACCTGCGCCGTCGTGGCCGCCGGCCAGACGACGTGGACGGTGACCGTGCCGGTCGTGGCGGACAAGCGCAAGGAAGGCACCGAAAAACTCGGGCTGTTCGTGACCGGGCTGCCCTCGGTCGTCTACACCGACTCGGTCGCCGTCGGCACCATCCTCGACGACGACTGA
- a CDS encoding SixA phosphatase family protein: MTARTLVLLRHAKADRPSGIADTDRPLTDRGHADAAAAGAWLLASGHVPDLVLCSPARRTRQTWHSVAIALGGAGSPKVQYERELYDGELAEALDLIAAAAKESAAEASAGKSHTILLIGHNPTISQLSAALDQAGQADSDGLRTSGIAVHELPDEWHAGTVAPLRATHTARAD; encoded by the coding sequence ATGACCGCCCGCACGCTCGTGCTCCTGCGCCATGCCAAGGCCGATCGCCCCAGCGGGATCGCCGACACCGACCGGCCCCTGACCGATCGAGGTCACGCCGACGCCGCCGCGGCCGGAGCCTGGCTGCTGGCCAGCGGACACGTTCCTGACCTGGTGCTCTGCTCACCAGCCCGGCGGACGAGGCAGACCTGGCACTCCGTGGCGATCGCGCTCGGCGGCGCGGGCTCGCCGAAGGTGCAGTACGAGCGGGAACTGTACGACGGTGAACTCGCCGAAGCACTCGACCTGATCGCGGCGGCCGCCAAGGAATCGGCGGCCGAAGCGTCGGCCGGCAAGTCGCACACCATTCTTCTCATCGGGCACAACCCGACGATCTCCCAGCTGTCGGCCGCGCTGGACCAGGCCGGGCAGGCGGACTCCGACGGGCTGCGGACCAGCGGGATCGCGGTGCACGAACTGCCCGACGAGTGGCACGCCGGAACGGTGGCTCCCCTGCGAGCCACCCACACCGCTCGCGCCGACTAG
- a CDS encoding S8 family peptidase yields MNKVLAQLRRGVVPLAAVAVTAVVTFAGTTNAAAAPSGQIRYAGSPTAVPGSYLVVFKDGSVSTTAVSANASRLTGRFGGSSVRTWNSAVRGYEFAGSATAAARIAADPAVAYVEQNQYFTASATQTGATWGIDRIDQRALPLSTTYTYSTTASNVHAYVIDTGILTTHSQFGGRASSGYDFVDNDSNATDCNGHGTHVAGTIGGSTYGVAKGVLLVGVRVLNCSGSGTTAGVVSGINWVTSNAIKPAVANMSLGGGASTTLDNAVAASITSGVTYAIAAGNNGLNACNYSPARVGTAITVGATSSTDAKASWSNYGSCLDIFAPGVSITSSWYSSTTATNTISGTSMATPHVAGAAALILADNTAYTPAQVAAALIANATTGVVTSAGTNSPNRLLFVS; encoded by the coding sequence GTGAACAAGGTCCTCGCACAACTCCGCCGCGGCGTAGTGCCGCTGGCCGCGGTCGCCGTCACGGCCGTGGTGACGTTCGCCGGAACCACCAACGCCGCCGCCGCGCCCAGCGGCCAGATCCGGTACGCCGGCAGCCCCACCGCCGTCCCCGGCAGCTACCTGGTCGTCTTCAAGGACGGCTCGGTCTCCACCACGGCCGTCTCGGCCAACGCCTCCCGGTTGACCGGCCGGTTCGGCGGCTCATCCGTGCGTACCTGGAACTCGGCCGTGCGCGGCTACGAGTTCGCCGGGTCGGCCACCGCCGCCGCCCGCATCGCGGCCGATCCCGCGGTCGCCTATGTTGAGCAGAACCAGTACTTCACCGCGAGCGCCACCCAGACCGGCGCGACCTGGGGCATCGACCGCATCGACCAGCGGGCGCTGCCGTTGAGCACCACCTACACCTACTCGACCACGGCATCCAATGTGCACGCGTACGTGATCGACACCGGCATCCTCACCACCCACTCGCAGTTCGGCGGCCGGGCCAGCAGCGGCTACGACTTCGTCGACAACGACAGCAACGCCACCGACTGCAACGGCCACGGTACGCACGTCGCCGGCACCATCGGCGGCAGCACCTACGGCGTCGCCAAGGGCGTCCTGCTGGTCGGCGTACGCGTGCTCAACTGTTCCGGCAGCGGCACCACCGCGGGCGTCGTCTCCGGCATCAACTGGGTGACGTCCAACGCGATCAAGCCGGCCGTGGCCAACATGAGCCTCGGCGGCGGCGCCAGCACCACGCTGGACAACGCGGTCGCCGCCTCGATCACCTCCGGCGTCACGTACGCCATCGCGGCGGGCAACAACGGCCTCAACGCCTGCAACTACAGCCCGGCCCGGGTCGGCACGGCGATCACGGTCGGCGCGACGAGCAGCACCGACGCCAAGGCGTCCTGGTCCAACTACGGCTCCTGCCTGGACATCTTCGCCCCCGGCGTGAGCATCACCTCGTCGTGGTACTCCAGCACCACCGCCACGAACACGATCAGCGGCACCTCGATGGCGACCCCGCACGTCGCCGGAGCGGCCGCCCTGATCCTGGCCGACAACACGGCGTACACCCCGGCCCAGGTGGCCGCGGCCCTCATCGCCAATGCCACGACCGGCGTCGTGACCAGCGCTGGCACCAACTCCCCGAACCGTCTGCTCTTCGTCTCCTGA
- a CDS encoding GNAT family N-acetyltransferase: protein MAHDHAEIDLRELTETDAEAAWRLGSLAFGYHDRPMPTEFADQPGRVTWGAFDHSGRLLAKAVDRDQGQWFGGKIVPTSGVAGVAVAAEARRTGLSRAVLTRLLAGARDRGAAISTLFPTTPFPYRRLGWEEVGALTSYSLPTASLATVRDSGLTLRPATVADVPGIYSAYDRVARTGTGLMNRYGPLFDTTPEELIQDFDGLTVAVGPSGSIDGYASWERGSGYDERGRITAYDVIAATAEATSALLAMFGGWSSVAPTTVLRLAYPDPLWFFLASPLAKVEKRQPWMLRVVDAARAVEARGWPEFVSGSVDLELIDAECPWNAGRYRLVLDGGQARLEPGGTGAVRVGPRALGVWYAGAAAPDALRRAGLLSGGDARTDAFLQAATAGPAPTLLDYF from the coding sequence GTGGCTCATGATCATGCCGAAATCGACCTCCGGGAGCTGACCGAGACCGACGCCGAGGCTGCCTGGCGACTTGGCAGCCTCGCCTTCGGCTATCACGACCGGCCCATGCCGACCGAATTCGCCGACCAACCCGGCCGCGTCACCTGGGGCGCGTTCGACCACTCCGGCCGGCTGCTGGCCAAGGCCGTCGACCGTGACCAGGGACAATGGTTCGGCGGAAAGATCGTGCCGACCTCCGGAGTCGCCGGGGTGGCCGTCGCCGCCGAGGCGCGCCGGACCGGGCTGAGCCGGGCGGTCCTGACCCGATTGCTCGCCGGAGCCCGCGATCGCGGCGCGGCGATCAGCACCCTCTTCCCCACGACGCCATTCCCCTACCGCCGCCTCGGCTGGGAAGAGGTCGGCGCGCTCACGTCGTACTCGCTGCCCACCGCGTCGCTCGCGACCGTGCGCGACTCCGGGCTCACGCTACGACCCGCGACCGTCGCCGACGTCCCCGGCATCTACTCGGCCTACGACCGCGTCGCCCGCACCGGCACCGGCCTCATGAACCGGTACGGCCCGCTGTTCGACACCACCCCCGAAGAACTCATCCAGGACTTCGACGGCCTCACAGTCGCCGTCGGCCCTTCTGGTTCGATCGACGGGTACGCGAGCTGGGAACGTGGTTCGGGCTACGACGAACGTGGCCGGATCACCGCGTACGACGTGATCGCCGCGACCGCGGAGGCGACCAGCGCCCTGCTGGCGATGTTCGGCGGGTGGTCCAGTGTCGCGCCGACGACGGTCTTGCGGCTGGCGTACCCGGATCCCTTGTGGTTCTTCCTCGCGAGCCCGCTGGCGAAAGTCGAGAAGCGACAGCCGTGGATGTTGAGGGTGGTCGACGCGGCGCGCGCGGTCGAGGCGCGCGGCTGGCCGGAGTTCGTGAGCGGCAGCGTGGACCTGGAGCTGATCGACGCTGAGTGCCCGTGGAACGCCGGACGGTACCGGCTGGTCCTCGACGGCGGCCAGGCGCGGCTGGAGCCCGGCGGCACCGGGGCGGTCCGCGTCGGGCCGCGTGCCCTCGGCGTCTGGTACGCCGGTGCCGCCGCGCCCGACGCGCTGCGCCGAGCCGGCCTGCTGAGCGGCGGAGACGCTCGGACGGACGCGTTCTTGCAGGCGGCGACGGCGGGACCGGCGCCGACCCTGCTCGACTACTTCTGA
- a CDS encoding TetR/AcrR family transcriptional regulator codes for MPRADAQRNYERLLTAAETAFRDHGVDAPLERIARSAGVAIGTLYGHFPNRRALLGALLRERNETLFELGDRLLTSPAADALEQWIRAVTEHAAAYQGLAAELVGGADDSASELHASCVRMMEIGEGLAARARKAGEIRADVAGQDVFALMNAAAWLREAGSAAEADRMLGFALAGMRP; via the coding sequence GTGCCGCGCGCTGATGCCCAACGCAACTACGAACGGTTGCTGACGGCCGCCGAGACGGCGTTCCGTGACCACGGCGTCGACGCGCCGTTGGAGCGCATCGCACGCTCGGCAGGCGTCGCCATCGGGACGCTCTACGGTCACTTTCCGAACCGTCGAGCGCTGCTCGGCGCGCTGCTCCGGGAACGCAACGAGACACTGTTCGAGCTGGGTGATCGGTTGCTGACCTCACCCGCCGCCGACGCGTTGGAGCAGTGGATTCGGGCCGTCACCGAGCATGCCGCGGCGTACCAGGGATTGGCGGCCGAACTCGTCGGCGGGGCCGACGACTCGGCGTCCGAGTTGCATGCGAGCTGCGTACGCATGATGGAGATCGGGGAAGGGCTGGCCGCTCGGGCCCGGAAAGCTGGGGAGATCCGGGCCGACGTGGCCGGGCAGGACGTGTTCGCCCTGATGAACGCGGCGGCTTGGCTGCGGGAGGCTGGATCGGCGGCGGAGGCTGATCGGATGCTCGGCTTCGCCCTTGCCGGCATGCGCCCCTGA
- a CDS encoding NAD(P)H-binding protein has protein sequence MILVTGATGSIGRHLVRRLTNLNVEFTALVRDPQAASLDCDVVAGDYDDPASIARALEGVDRLFLNGGGAIPTDGPQPMVRQQINAIDAAIDAGVSTVVKVSVWGAKPGGKLAEGAHWEIEQHLKTSSLSWSLLQPSGFMQNFRTGAGTFTDDGALIGLAGDWRVSYIDAFDIAACAAELLISPHRGNETYVLTGPEALTQAEIAKKLGVNTLDLTEPEMTARLTGLGLPAPFAADVVDLWREVAAGSLSATTDRVQHLTGGRPRTFDEFLAA, from the coding sequence GTGATCCTCGTGACCGGCGCGACCGGCTCGATCGGCCGCCACCTCGTGCGCCGCCTCACCAACCTGAACGTGGAGTTCACCGCACTCGTACGCGATCCCCAAGCCGCCAGCCTGGACTGCGACGTCGTGGCGGGCGACTACGACGATCCCGCCTCGATCGCCCGCGCGCTGGAGGGAGTGGACCGGCTGTTCCTCAACGGTGGTGGCGCGATCCCAACCGACGGGCCCCAACCGATGGTGCGCCAGCAGATCAACGCGATCGACGCCGCGATCGACGCTGGAGTGTCCACGGTCGTCAAGGTCTCGGTGTGGGGCGCCAAGCCGGGCGGGAAGCTGGCCGAGGGCGCGCACTGGGAGATCGAACAACACCTGAAGACATCCTCTCTGTCGTGGTCGCTGCTCCAACCCAGCGGCTTCATGCAGAACTTCCGTACGGGAGCCGGAACGTTCACCGATGACGGCGCACTGATCGGGCTGGCCGGCGACTGGCGGGTCTCCTACATCGACGCCTTCGACATCGCCGCGTGCGCCGCCGAACTCCTGATCAGCCCGCATCGCGGCAACGAGACCTACGTGCTGACCGGACCGGAGGCGCTGACCCAGGCAGAGATCGCGAAGAAGCTCGGCGTCAACACGCTCGACCTGACCGAACCGGAGATGACTGCGCGGCTGACCGGGCTCGGCCTGCCCGCCCCATTCGCTGCTGACGTCGTGGACCTGTGGCGCGAAGTTGCGGCCGGATCCCTCAGCGCGACGACTGACCGCGTACAACATCTGACTGGCGGGCGGCCGCGGACCTTCGACGAATTCCTCGCCGCCTAG
- a CDS encoding dihydrofolate reductase family protein, translating to MNFIASADGSAVLDGRSGGLGNANDQALMGVLRKASDVVLVGAGTVRTEGYDLVQPRMAIVTRRLDLDPDTFGDAIIVTVAAAPGRERFRDVILAGDTEVDVPTMLAGLTERGLTRVLCEGGPSLVGTLEAAGAVDELCLTISPVLAGPGGTRITAGPPSPPQRMELAHLLTDGELLFTRYTRAAR from the coding sequence GTGAACTTCATCGCGTCCGCCGACGGGTCCGCCGTCCTCGACGGGCGCTCCGGCGGGCTGGGCAACGCCAACGATCAAGCCCTGATGGGCGTCCTGCGCAAGGCGTCCGATGTCGTGCTCGTCGGGGCAGGCACCGTACGCACAGAGGGATACGACCTGGTCCAGCCGCGGATGGCGATCGTGACACGGCGGCTCGACCTCGACCCGGACACGTTCGGCGACGCGATCATCGTGACGGTCGCCGCCGCACCCGGCCGGGAGCGATTCCGCGACGTGATCCTCGCCGGAGACACCGAGGTCGACGTGCCGACGATGCTCGCCGGGCTGACCGAACGCGGTTTGACCAGGGTGCTGTGCGAAGGCGGCCCGTCGCTGGTCGGGACGCTGGAGGCGGCCGGTGCGGTGGACGAACTGTGCCTGACGATCAGCCCGGTCCTGGCCGGACCCGGCGGTACGCGCATCACCGCCGGGCCGCCGTCGCCCCCGCAACGGATGGAGCTGGCGCACCTGCTGACCGACGGCGAACTCTTGTTCACCCGCTACACCCGCGCCGCCCGCTGA
- a CDS encoding DUF4267 domain-containing protein, whose amino-acid sequence MSLKKINTILAAAFILFILWFGTEYILNPQTPAPGYGLPNWPSGDGGGFLITKGIRDVVLALVLGVLLLTGHRRALAWVLLVEALAAYGDMVNVLAHHGSLATALGVHCLTATLMVVTGLSLMRETRAAVSGTPAPQLAAVGRPS is encoded by the coding sequence ATGTCACTGAAGAAGATCAACACCATCCTGGCCGCCGCGTTCATCCTCTTCATCCTCTGGTTCGGGACGGAGTACATCCTGAACCCGCAGACGCCGGCGCCGGGCTACGGCCTGCCGAACTGGCCGTCCGGCGACGGCGGCGGGTTCCTGATCACCAAGGGAATCCGCGACGTCGTCCTGGCCCTGGTCCTGGGCGTCCTGCTGCTGACCGGCCACCGCCGCGCGCTGGCCTGGGTGCTGCTGGTGGAGGCGCTCGCCGCGTACGGCGACATGGTCAACGTGCTGGCCCACCACGGCTCCCTGGCCACCGCGCTCGGCGTCCACTGCCTGACCGCGACACTGATGGTGGTCACCGGCCTGTCGCTCATGCGCGAGACCCGCGCGGCCGTATCGGGAACGCCTGCCCCGCAGCTCGCTGCGGTCGGCCGGCCGAGCTGA
- the folP gene encoding dihydropteroate synthase, protein MAVVNRTPDSFYDKGATFALERAVEAVDQAILEGADWVDIGGVKFSPDGPEVTAAEEAERVLPVVLSAARTHPGTVISVDTFRVEVAAAALAAGAHVVNDTTGLHDPALADLVAANPQAQLIITHSLAKPRTHFPRPSYADVARDIAAFLRDRVDIALSRGVRPEQIIIDPGHDLNKNTRHTLELTRRLDEIAAVGYPMLAAVSNKDFVGETLDRPQGARLEGSLAAEVVSILLGARIVRMHNVRAAVDAARMTEAILGWREPAYLKHNV, encoded by the coding sequence ATGGCGGTGGTGAACCGCACCCCCGACTCGTTCTACGACAAGGGCGCGACGTTCGCCCTGGAACGCGCGGTCGAGGCGGTCGACCAGGCGATCCTGGAAGGAGCCGACTGGGTCGACATCGGCGGGGTGAAGTTCTCCCCCGACGGCCCCGAGGTCACCGCGGCCGAGGAAGCCGAGCGGGTGCTGCCGGTCGTGCTCTCCGCCGCGCGTACGCACCCGGGAACGGTCATCTCGGTCGACACGTTCCGGGTGGAAGTCGCCGCCGCCGCCCTGGCCGCCGGCGCGCACGTCGTGAACGACACGACCGGACTACACGATCCGGCACTGGCCGACCTGGTCGCGGCCAACCCGCAAGCGCAACTGATCATCACGCACAGCCTGGCCAAACCGCGTACGCACTTCCCCCGGCCGTCCTACGCCGACGTCGCCCGGGACATCGCGGCGTTCCTGCGGGACCGCGTCGACATCGCCCTGTCCCGGGGCGTACGCCCGGAGCAGATCATCATCGACCCCGGCCACGACCTGAACAAGAACACCCGGCACACCCTGGAACTGACCCGGCGGCTCGACGAGATCGCCGCGGTCGGCTACCCGATGCTGGCCGCCGTGTCCAACAAGGACTTCGTCGGGGAGACGCTGGACCGGCCGCAAGGAGCCCGGCTGGAAGGGTCACTGGCCGCCGAAGTCGTCAGCATCCTGCTCGGCGCCCGGATCGTGCGTATGCACAACGTCCGCGCCGCCGTGGACGCCGCCCGGATGACGGAAGCGATCCTGGGGTGGCGCGAACCCGCCTACCTCAAACACAACGTCTGA
- a CDS encoding DUF1772 domain-containing protein, producing the protein MLNALEVVTVVIVGLLVGVEFSVAVIMNRILNALPEDSGQLGHAHGGRMLGAVMPFWYIGSVVLSTIWAVAGWQHHGAGLVITAACLLVVSVVMSILLLVPINNRNKTWTPENRPADWKQQLRQWDRYHYVRVAVLIAAFTLLVVALA; encoded by the coding sequence GTGCTCAACGCACTTGAGGTCGTCACCGTCGTGATCGTCGGACTGCTGGTGGGGGTGGAGTTCTCCGTCGCCGTCATCATGAACCGGATCCTGAACGCACTTCCCGAGGACAGTGGTCAGCTCGGCCACGCCCATGGCGGCCGGATGCTCGGCGCCGTGATGCCGTTCTGGTACATCGGCTCCGTCGTCCTCAGCACCATCTGGGCGGTCGCCGGATGGCAGCACCACGGCGCCGGACTCGTCATCACCGCCGCATGCCTGCTGGTGGTCAGCGTGGTCATGTCGATCCTGCTGCTCGTCCCGATCAACAACCGGAATAAGACGTGGACCCCCGAAAACCGGCCCGCCGACTGGAAGCAGCAGCTGCGCCAGTGGGACCGCTACCACTACGTCCGCGTCGCGGTCCTCATCGCCGCCTTCACCCTGCTGGTCGTCGCCCTCGCCTGA